A window from Lactiplantibacillus pentosus encodes these proteins:
- a CDS encoding alpha/beta hydrolase yields MSKFELHDVPTSEITTVKDNPWGLVYADAITKNEAGKVNIHPVSYDLNGIKIAANIYTPADYDPSKSYPALTVAHPNGGVKEQVAGLFAQRLAENGYITIAADAAYQGASGGQPRLTDDPASRVEDIHGMADALSVFPGVDYSRLGAFGICGGGGYTLAAGQSDKRFKVVATLSAFNTGAVRRDGFVLSEANTIQERLQKASEAREAEVRGEKTPYTPDMAQMQPEQVAKLPFDMYREGYEYYAQTHVHPNATGVYRVSSLMKLMTFDASTRMELINVPLLMMAGSAADSLYLSEGAYANATGTQDKELYLIQGAHHIETYWKPEYVEEELHKLLDWLSTRL; encoded by the coding sequence ATGAGTAAATTTGAACTACACGATGTTCCAACTAGTGAAATTACAACCGTCAAGGATAATCCTTGGGGTCTAGTATACGCAGATGCAATTACCAAAAATGAAGCCGGCAAGGTGAATATTCATCCAGTCAGCTATGATTTGAATGGTATCAAAATTGCGGCCAATATTTATACGCCGGCTGATTATGATCCAAGTAAATCTTACCCTGCATTGACTGTCGCTCATCCAAATGGTGGGGTTAAGGAACAAGTTGCCGGGTTATTTGCCCAACGCTTGGCAGAAAATGGCTACATCACGATTGCGGCGGATGCTGCCTATCAAGGTGCTTCAGGTGGACAGCCTCGTTTGACGGATGATCCTGCTTCTCGTGTAGAAGATATTCATGGAATGGCAGATGCACTTTCTGTATTTCCTGGTGTTGACTACAGTCGGTTAGGGGCCTTTGGGATTTGCGGCGGCGGTGGCTATACATTAGCTGCCGGTCAGAGTGACAAACGGTTTAAGGTAGTCGCAACGTTATCTGCTTTTAATACTGGTGCAGTTCGACGCGATGGATTCGTTCTGTCAGAAGCCAATACGATTCAAGAGCGGTTGCAAAAGGCTTCAGAAGCACGTGAGGCGGAAGTACGTGGTGAAAAGACGCCATATACGCCTGATATGGCACAAATGCAACCTGAACAAGTGGCTAAGTTACCATTTGATATGTATCGAGAAGGTTATGAATACTATGCCCAGACGCATGTTCATCCAAATGCAACTGGTGTTTATCGTGTCAGCAGCTTAATGAAACTAATGACCTTTGACGCGTCAACGCGTATGGAACTGATTAATGTGCCATTGCTCATGATGGCGGGATCTGCAGCCGATTCACTCTATTTAAGTGAAGGTGCCTATGCAAATGCGACTGGGACTCAGGACAAAGAGTTATATCTGATTCAAGGTGCCCATCATATTGAGACTTATTGGAAGCCTGAATACGTGGAAGAAGAATTACACAAATTATTAGACTGGTTAAGTACACGTCTATAA
- a CDS encoding NAD(P)H-binding protein has protein sequence MNVIILGATGQISSYLIERLLNETTVQLTLYGHHVTQRITVIDDKREHLVDGDILDEATLNQAMVGQDFVFLNTPTAEAMNATAAAMKKAGIRRLVISGTIGLYNEVGGKFGEWGKSMMAYFTNRQPERDAIAALDQDNAIDYTYVRMSMLYNNAAKTDYTLVPFGTPVTGAQVSRQAVAHFITDMVKAPTTHQNENVAIIETGSENLAKPSFY, from the coding sequence ATGAATGTCATTATTTTAGGTGCAACGGGTCAGATTTCGAGTTATTTAATTGAGCGGTTACTTAATGAAACAACTGTACAGCTAACGCTCTATGGTCATCATGTGACACAGCGGATCACTGTGATTGATGATAAGCGAGAACATTTGGTAGATGGCGATATTTTGGATGAAGCAACTTTAAACCAGGCCATGGTCGGACAAGATTTTGTCTTCCTGAATACACCGACCGCAGAAGCAATGAATGCGACTGCAGCAGCTATGAAAAAGGCCGGAATTCGGCGCTTAGTGATTTCTGGTACGATCGGTCTTTATAATGAAGTTGGTGGTAAGTTTGGTGAATGGGGCAAGTCGATGATGGCCTACTTTACCAATCGGCAGCCTGAACGCGACGCCATTGCTGCTTTAGATCAAGACAATGCGATCGATTACACCTACGTTCGAATGTCGATGCTCTATAACAATGCGGCCAAAACCGATTATACGCTGGTCCCATTCGGCACTCCAGTTACTGGTGCACAAGTCTCTCGCCAGGCCGTGGCCCACTTTATTACTGATATGGTCAAAGCACCGACAACGCATCAGAATGAAAATGTCGCTATTATTGAGACGGGCTCAGAAAACTTAGCCAAACCATCGTTTTATTAA
- a CDS encoding NAD(P)H-binding protein: MKIMILGAAGQVARLLTDDLLDQTDFQLVLYGRNVSTRLAEKASERVDIVDGTFEDVAKIQDALKQGVGAVYLNYVAGDALVKPIVDVLEKMKVSRFIAASVPDLYQEVAGPFAAWYRQQMGKVWQSKYRQAADVIEGSTLDYVLLRITWMYNDAQHTQVHLTTKGQPFTESQVTREGVAQLVTDLLTGKQDYHRESLGVGEPDTAWRKPSFY; this comes from the coding sequence ATGAAAATTATGATTCTAGGTGCGGCCGGACAAGTCGCACGGCTATTGACAGATGATTTACTTGACCAAACGGATTTCCAGCTCGTGTTATATGGGCGCAACGTTTCGACGCGCTTAGCTGAAAAGGCTAGTGAACGAGTTGACATAGTAGATGGCACATTTGAAGATGTCGCCAAAATCCAAGATGCGTTGAAGCAAGGTGTGGGTGCTGTATATCTCAACTATGTTGCCGGTGATGCATTGGTTAAGCCAATTGTTGACGTCCTGGAGAAAATGAAGGTGTCACGGTTCATTGCAGCTAGTGTGCCGGATCTCTACCAAGAAGTTGCGGGCCCGTTCGCAGCGTGGTATCGGCAACAAATGGGCAAGGTTTGGCAATCCAAGTATCGGCAAGCAGCTGACGTTATTGAGGGTAGTACGCTTGACTATGTTCTGTTACGAATTACCTGGATGTATAACGACGCGCAACACACTCAAGTTCATCTGACGACAAAGGGGCAACCCTTTACTGAATCGCAGGTGACTCGCGAGGGCGTGGCACAGTTAGTCACTGATTTGTTGACTGGTAAACAAGACTACCATCGTGAAAGTTTAGGTGTCGGTGAACCGGACACCGCCTGGCGTAAACCAAGTTTTTATTAG
- a CDS encoding flavodoxin, with product MKIKGTIGLIGVIILVIVGVSFVVHNHSDNQSREDRQAHQTTNRKGKRATQKTIVIYFSETGTTKQAAQKIGQQLGVKTVALKPKQAYSKEYTKMASTAKAQVDRNQHPELAKLNVDLSQYQTIWLGFPTWFHRPPMLINSFFDDVQLKNKTIIPFTTSASSNISESMPYLKKMVKNKQITLHKGLTANDDQAIDKFVKQNK from the coding sequence ATGAAAATTAAGGGAACGATTGGACTAATTGGCGTCATTATTCTAGTGATTGTGGGTGTAAGTTTCGTGGTTCATAATCATTCCGACAATCAATCTCGGGAAGACCGTCAAGCGCATCAGACAACCAATCGAAAAGGTAAGCGGGCAACTCAAAAAACAATCGTAATCTATTTCTCTGAAACCGGAACGACGAAACAAGCTGCACAAAAGATTGGGCAACAATTAGGCGTTAAAACAGTTGCTTTGAAGCCTAAACAAGCCTATTCAAAAGAATATACGAAAATGGCTAGTACTGCTAAAGCTCAAGTTGATCGAAATCAACATCCCGAGCTGGCGAAATTAAACGTCGATTTGTCGCAGTACCAAACCATTTGGCTCGGTTTTCCGACTTGGTTCCATCGTCCACCAATGCTGATCAATTCCTTTTTTGATGACGTTCAGCTGAAAAATAAAACGATTATTCCGTTCACGACCAGTGCTTCCAGTAATATAAGTGAGAGCATGCCCTATTTGAAGAAAATGGTCAAGAACAAGCAAATTACCCTTCATAAGGGATTAACTGCCAATGATGACCAGGCTATCGATAAATTTGTTAAACAAAATAAATAA
- a CDS encoding sugar O-acetyltransferase, with product MSELSKLAAGEWYQFKDSGVAAQKARAAKLCQEFNQIPATDPAAQTAKMQEILGSYGDNLSVQANFNCDNGRNIHVGENFLSNYNLTILDIAPVHIGDNVMIGPNVDIYTVNHPLTASGRRANLAQGHPVTIGNDVWIGGKVTITPGVTIGNNVVVAAGAVVTHDVPDNTLVAGVPAKAIRQLEE from the coding sequence ATGTCAGAATTAAGCAAATTAGCAGCCGGTGAATGGTACCAATTCAAGGATAGCGGCGTTGCGGCTCAAAAAGCGCGGGCAGCTAAGTTGTGTCAGGAATTCAACCAAATTCCTGCGACGGATCCGGCTGCGCAGACGGCTAAGATGCAGGAAATTTTGGGGAGCTATGGCGATAATTTATCAGTGCAAGCCAATTTTAACTGCGATAATGGTCGTAACATTCACGTTGGCGAAAACTTTTTGAGTAATTACAATTTAACAATTTTGGATATTGCGCCGGTACACATTGGTGACAACGTGATGATTGGCCCCAATGTCGATATTTACACGGTCAATCATCCACTGACAGCAAGCGGTCGCCGTGCCAACCTCGCTCAGGGCCATCCCGTGACAATTGGTAATGATGTCTGGATTGGCGGCAAGGTCACGATTACACCCGGCGTGACGATCGGTAATAATGTGGTTGTCGCAGCTGGCGCAGTCGTCACGCATGATGTGCCGGATAATACGCTCGTGGCAGGCGTGCCGGCCAAAGCAATCCGGCAATTAGAAGAATAG
- the hisC gene encoding histidinol-phosphate transaminase, which produces MKASIEQLAAYVPEKPLATLQAELGLPRLVRLSANENPYGTSPAVATAIKNWDFTQSNRYPDADAQALRTAVAKQQRIDPASIVFSVGLDEMIVMLSRTFLGAGDQVIVSAPTFSEYGLHAEIEDAKLVSVPTLANDHVDFKALAAAITPQVKMVWLCNPNNPTGTVESLADIEAFIQQVPQETMVLIDEAYIDFAADAAQVTAMQLPAKYENVVVMRTFSKAYGLANFRVGYAVFNQRYAATMQTVRLPYNVNSLAQVAALAALNDPDFVAATVQKNSTERAKWTKFFDERQITYDQSGANFIFFEYPDADRLADYLLHHGYLIRTGLRPGWLRLTIGTAADNQALQQLIAAFS; this is translated from the coding sequence ATGAAAGCAAGCATCGAACAGTTAGCAGCCTATGTGCCAGAAAAACCATTAGCCACGTTGCAAGCCGAATTAGGATTACCACGGTTGGTGCGGTTATCAGCCAACGAAAATCCATACGGGACCTCGCCAGCGGTGGCGACTGCGATTAAAAATTGGGACTTTACTCAGAGTAATCGTTATCCGGATGCGGATGCTCAAGCCTTGCGTACGGCGGTCGCTAAGCAACAACGGATCGACCCGGCCAGCATCGTGTTTAGCGTTGGCCTTGATGAAATGATTGTGATGTTATCGCGGACGTTCTTGGGGGCTGGTGACCAAGTCATCGTCTCCGCACCGACCTTTTCAGAGTACGGACTGCACGCTGAAATCGAGGATGCTAAGCTAGTCAGCGTGCCGACTTTAGCCAACGATCACGTTGACTTCAAGGCGTTAGCCGCCGCAATCACGCCGCAAGTCAAGATGGTCTGGTTATGTAATCCCAATAATCCGACTGGAACGGTGGAATCGTTAGCCGACATTGAAGCCTTCATCCAGCAGGTGCCCCAAGAGACGATGGTGTTGATCGACGAAGCGTACATTGATTTTGCAGCTGATGCGGCACAGGTGACTGCGATGCAGCTGCCTGCTAAATACGAGAATGTCGTTGTCATGCGGACCTTTTCTAAGGCATATGGACTCGCCAATTTCCGCGTCGGCTATGCGGTCTTCAATCAACGGTATGCGGCGACGATGCAGACCGTTCGCTTGCCATACAATGTGAACTCGTTGGCCCAGGTCGCTGCTTTGGCGGCACTTAATGATCCCGATTTTGTGGCAGCCACTGTCCAAAAAAATTCGACTGAGCGGGCTAAGTGGACAAAATTCTTTGACGAACGGCAAATTACTTACGACCAATCTGGCGCTAACTTTATCTTCTTTGAGTACCCAGATGCCGACCGCCTCGCCGATTACTTATTACACCATGGTTACCTGATTCGGACCGGGTTACGGCCAGGTTGGTTACGCCTGACGATTGGGACGGCGGCCGATAATCAAGCGTTACAACAATTAATCGCTGCGTTTTCGTAA
- the hisE gene encoding phosphoribosyl-ATP diphosphatase translates to MQNMEELYELIKQRKATPKKGSYTDYLFTKGLDKILKKVGEESTEVIVAAKNPGDDELTYETADLLYHVLVLLVERGVNFDQIKTELAKREGKMSDYKDRPEIKNL, encoded by the coding sequence ATGCAAAACATGGAAGAATTATACGAATTGATCAAACAACGGAAAGCAACACCTAAGAAGGGGTCTTACACGGATTATCTGTTCACTAAGGGGCTCGACAAGATTTTGAAGAAGGTCGGCGAAGAATCGACGGAAGTCATTGTGGCGGCGAAGAATCCTGGCGACGATGAATTGACCTATGAAACGGCCGACTTACTCTATCACGTGCTCGTATTACTCGTCGAACGCGGCGTTAATTTTGACCAGATCAAGACTGAACTTGCCAAGCGTGAAGGCAAAATGAGTGATTACAAGGATCGTCCCGAAATCAAGAACTTATAG
- the hisI gene encoding phosphoribosyl-AMP cyclohydrolase, which translates to MKPDFEKGNGLLTTVVTDADTKEVLMVAWMNAESYQRTLSSGQTWFWSRSRQELWHKGETSGNVQDVVNMTLDCDQDTLLVSVHPHGPACHTGHTSCFFNPVK; encoded by the coding sequence ATGAAACCAGATTTTGAGAAGGGTAATGGCTTACTCACGACGGTCGTGACGGATGCCGATACCAAGGAAGTCTTGATGGTCGCGTGGATGAATGCCGAAAGTTATCAACGAACGCTGAGTTCCGGGCAAACATGGTTTTGGTCACGCTCACGCCAAGAACTCTGGCACAAGGGTGAAACGAGTGGCAATGTTCAAGACGTTGTCAATATGACGCTGGATTGTGACCAAGATACGTTGCTAGTCTCAGTCCATCCCCACGGGCCAGCTTGTCACACCGGCCACACGAGTTGTTTTTTCAACCCGGTCAAGTAG
- the hisF gene encoding imidazole glycerol phosphate synthase subunit HisF produces the protein MIAKRIIPCLDVADGRVKKGVNFVNLTDVGDPVEIAAAYQQQGADELVFLDIAATNEHRETMATMVEQVSAQVFMPLTIGGGITSVADMQRILRAGADKTAINSAAVANPDLIRAGAEKFGNQCIVVAIDAAWDEQAQQYRVYTHGGQQATDLDAIEWAKQAVDLGAGELLVTSMDRDGTKAGFDTKLYQALGAAVNVPIIASGGAGNLQDFVDVFAETTVDGALAASVFHFGELTIADVKAALKESGVVVR, from the coding sequence ATGATAGCCAAACGAATTATTCCCTGTCTGGATGTTGCCGATGGCCGCGTTAAAAAGGGCGTTAATTTTGTCAATCTGACTGATGTTGGCGATCCAGTCGAAATTGCCGCTGCGTATCAACAACAGGGGGCCGACGAACTGGTCTTCTTAGACATCGCGGCGACTAATGAACATCGCGAGACGATGGCAACGATGGTCGAACAGGTCTCCGCACAAGTTTTCATGCCACTGACGATTGGTGGCGGCATCACCAGTGTGGCGGATATGCAACGGATTCTGCGGGCTGGGGCGGATAAAACGGCCATTAATTCGGCAGCGGTTGCCAATCCTGACTTGATTCGGGCCGGAGCTGAAAAATTCGGCAATCAGTGTATCGTGGTCGCTATCGACGCCGCCTGGGATGAGCAAGCTCAGCAGTATCGCGTTTATACCCACGGTGGTCAGCAAGCGACTGATTTAGATGCAATCGAATGGGCCAAACAAGCTGTCGACTTAGGCGCTGGTGAGTTGTTGGTGACTAGCATGGATCGCGATGGCACGAAAGCCGGATTTGATACCAAGCTTTATCAGGCGCTTGGTGCAGCGGTCAACGTGCCAATCATCGCCAGCGGGGGTGCCGGCAACCTGCAAGACTTTGTCGATGTGTTCGCAGAGACAACGGTCGATGGAGCGCTTGCTGCTTCCGTCTTTCATTTCGGTGAGTTGACGATTGCGGATGTTAAAGCCGCTTTAAAGGAAAGTGGGGTCGTGGTTCGATGA
- the hisA gene encoding 1-(5-phosphoribosyl)-5-[(5-phosphoribosylamino)methylideneamino]imidazole-4-carboxamide isomerase produces the protein MIFPAIDLRAGQSVRLYQGDFKQATLINPDPVAQAQQINAAGLTHLHMVDLDGAKSGQPENYATIAAIRKAFKGTIELGGGIRTYELATRYLKLGIDRLILGSVALTDPELVKRLLAEFGGERIVIGIDGTDGYVAIKGWLEQSQTKMSTLMKAMTASGARHFIVTDVARDGTMQGPNLGLYEELQAQVPTANLIASGGIRDLTDVQVLQASGFKDVIIGKALAQGGVTLAALAEVEA, from the coding sequence ATGATTTTTCCAGCAATTGATTTACGAGCCGGCCAGAGCGTCCGACTCTACCAAGGTGATTTTAAACAGGCCACGTTGATCAATCCTGATCCGGTGGCCCAAGCGCAACAAATTAACGCGGCCGGATTGACGCATCTCCACATGGTCGACTTGGATGGCGCCAAATCGGGACAGCCGGAGAATTATGCCACGATTGCCGCAATTCGCAAGGCCTTTAAGGGCACCATCGAATTGGGCGGTGGGATTCGGACCTATGAACTCGCAACCCGTTATTTGAAACTCGGCATCGACCGTCTGATTTTAGGGTCGGTGGCATTGACGGACCCTGAATTGGTCAAACGGCTCTTAGCCGAATTCGGCGGTGAACGGATCGTCATCGGCATCGATGGGACGGATGGTTACGTTGCCATCAAGGGCTGGTTGGAACAGTCACAAACGAAGATGAGCACCTTGATGAAAGCCATGACGGCCAGTGGCGCCCGCCACTTTATCGTGACTGACGTTGCTCGTGATGGCACGATGCAGGGACCGAACTTAGGCTTGTACGAAGAATTGCAAGCCCAAGTGCCAACTGCAAATCTAATTGCCAGCGGTGGAATTCGCGATTTGACGGATGTGCAAGTCTTGCAGGCCAGTGGCTTTAAGGATGTCATCATCGGTAAGGCACTGGCTCAGGGCGGCGTGACCCTGGCAGCATTAGCGGAGGTGGAAGCATGA
- the hisH gene encoding imidazole glycerol phosphate synthase subunit HisH, whose product MFAIVDYDTGNTRNLKKAFDYLQVPTVLTADPQQLASADAVILPGVGAFAAAMDALKERQLVGVLQELAQNGKPILGICLGMQLLFESSSEYGEHAGLGLLRGHVAAIPDDLNVKVPQMGWNQNDLQRPNSAFASIDAAYTYFVHSYYAVCPRAEIVATVEHGVTVPSIVQRQNVIGMQFHPEKSGQVGLQQLAAFKEMVSANDFSSN is encoded by the coding sequence ATGTTCGCAATCGTTGATTATGATACGGGCAACACCCGTAATCTGAAGAAAGCCTTTGATTACTTACAAGTGCCGACCGTTTTGACCGCCGACCCACAACAGTTGGCGAGTGCCGATGCCGTTATTCTACCAGGGGTCGGGGCGTTTGCTGCGGCGATGGATGCCTTAAAAGAACGGCAGCTAGTCGGCGTGTTGCAGGAACTGGCTCAAAACGGTAAGCCGATTTTAGGGATTTGTTTGGGCATGCAACTGCTATTTGAGAGCAGCTCGGAGTACGGCGAACATGCCGGTCTGGGACTACTACGCGGCCACGTCGCTGCCATTCCGGATGACTTGAACGTCAAAGTGCCACAGATGGGTTGGAATCAAAATGACCTTCAACGTCCAAACAGTGCCTTTGCCAGCATCGATGCCGCTTATACTTATTTCGTCCACTCCTACTATGCCGTTTGTCCACGTGCTGAAATCGTGGCGACCGTGGAACATGGGGTGACGGTACCCAGCATCGTGCAACGCCAAAATGTGATTGGCATGCAGTTTCACCCTGAGAAGAGTGGTCAGGTCGGGTTACAACAACTAGCAGCTTTTAAGGAAATGGTGAGTGCAAATGATTTTTCCAGCAATTGA
- the hisB gene encoding imidazoleglycerol-phosphate dehydratase HisB — protein MRQATIKRETKETQIEISLNLDEQSGIEIDTGIGFLNHMLNLFAKHGRFGLVVKCHGDLDVDPHHTTEDTGIVLGECFKQALGDKQGIERYGTEFVPMDETLGQVSVDLSGRSYLVFDAELTNPRLGGLDTETVEDFFQAVAFAAEMNLHARILYGRNTHHKVESLFKAFGRAMRAAVTINPEIQGVNSTKGVI, from the coding sequence ATGCGACAAGCAACGATTAAACGTGAAACTAAGGAAACACAGATTGAAATTAGTTTGAATTTAGACGAACAGAGTGGTATTGAAATTGATACGGGCATCGGCTTTTTGAACCACATGTTGAACTTATTTGCCAAGCACGGTCGCTTTGGGTTAGTCGTCAAGTGCCACGGTGACTTGGATGTTGATCCGCACCACACGACGGAAGATACCGGGATTGTGCTTGGCGAGTGCTTCAAGCAAGCCTTGGGTGACAAGCAGGGCATCGAACGGTACGGCACCGAGTTTGTGCCAATGGATGAAACCTTGGGCCAGGTCAGCGTTGACTTGAGCGGGCGGTCCTACTTAGTCTTTGACGCCGAACTCACGAATCCGCGACTCGGTGGTCTGGATACTGAAACGGTCGAAGACTTCTTCCAAGCCGTCGCATTTGCCGCCGAGATGAATTTACACGCACGCATTTTATACGGGCGCAATACCCACCACAAAGTTGAAAGTTTGTTCAAAGCGTTTGGTCGTGCCATGCGGGCGGCTGTGACGATCAATCCTGAAATTCAGGGGGTCAACTCCACGAAAGGCGTGATTTAA
- the hisD gene encoding histidinol dehydrogenase encodes MKIINEDLASLKRLVQTKTQQLTDLKVESAVRDIIANVIKNGDAAVKDYEAQFDQVKLTDFKLSQAVIDDAYDNLDPKVKDALLLAKRNITSFHEKEKATGFIDAEQPGVLRGQKLLPLNRVGLYVPGGTAAYPSTLLMSALPAKIAGVNEVIMVTPPQVDGINPAVLAAAKIAGVDAIYQVGGAQAIAALAYGTETIPAVDKIIGPGNIFVATAKKQVFGQVAIDMVAGPSEIGILADDSADPRQLAADLLSQAEHDKRARPILITDSADLAQAVSDSVTSQLNVLPREDIATAAVNEKGFIAVVSKVEDMFDLMNTVAPEHLEVQLKNPTQYLNLIKNAGSVFLGRYASEPLGDYVAGPNHILPTSGTARFSSPLGVYDFVKRTSFIQYTKDALAKEAPAITTLARVEGLEGHARAIESRFDTYYD; translated from the coding sequence ATGAAAATTATTAATGAAGATTTAGCCAGTTTAAAACGTTTAGTTCAAACCAAGACCCAACAGTTGACCGATTTAAAGGTTGAATCCGCGGTACGCGATATTATTGCCAACGTGATCAAAAACGGCGATGCGGCCGTCAAGGATTACGAAGCCCAGTTCGATCAGGTTAAGCTGACCGACTTCAAGCTATCACAAGCCGTGATTGATGACGCCTATGACAATTTGGATCCCAAAGTGAAGGATGCCTTGTTATTAGCCAAACGCAACATCACCAGTTTCCACGAAAAGGAAAAGGCAACAGGCTTTATTGATGCTGAACAACCTGGCGTCCTACGGGGACAAAAGTTACTGCCACTCAATCGGGTCGGTTTATACGTTCCAGGTGGCACCGCCGCCTATCCATCAACGTTACTAATGAGTGCCTTACCGGCCAAAATCGCGGGTGTCAATGAAGTCATCATGGTCACCCCGCCACAAGTCGACGGCATTAATCCCGCCGTGCTGGCCGCAGCAAAAATCGCCGGTGTCGACGCGATTTATCAAGTTGGTGGCGCCCAAGCCATCGCCGCGCTAGCCTACGGGACTGAAACGATTCCGGCGGTCGACAAGATTATCGGCCCTGGGAACATCTTCGTGGCAACGGCCAAGAAACAAGTCTTTGGTCAGGTGGCTATCGACATGGTGGCCGGGCCATCAGAAATCGGTATCTTAGCGGATGATTCTGCGGATCCTCGGCAGTTAGCGGCTGATTTGTTGAGCCAAGCTGAACATGACAAACGGGCACGGCCAATCTTGATTACCGATAGTGCGGATTTAGCCCAAGCGGTGAGTGACAGTGTGACGTCACAATTGAACGTGTTACCACGTGAAGACATTGCCACGGCGGCTGTCAATGAAAAAGGGTTTATCGCGGTGGTCTCGAAGGTCGAAGACATGTTTGACCTGATGAACACAGTGGCGCCTGAACACTTGGAAGTTCAATTGAAGAATCCAACGCAGTACTTAAATCTGATCAAAAATGCGGGTTCCGTCTTCTTAGGCCGGTACGCCTCCGAACCACTCGGAGACTACGTTGCGGGTCCCAACCACATCCTGCCAACTAGTGGGACGGCGCGGTTCTCGTCACCGCTCGGCGTGTATGATTTCGTTAAGCGGACGTCCTTTATTCAATACACCAAAGACGCCTTAGCCAAAGAAGCGCCCGCAATCACGACTTTAGCGCGGGTCGAAGGCTTGGAAGGCCACGCTCGTGCGATCGAGAGTCGGTTTGACACTTACTATGATTAA
- the hisG gene encoding ATP phosphoribosyltransferase → MTEPRLKIALTKGRVEQQVLPLLEQAGLDCSQVRNKQRRLIFDSKTQPYEFILAKGPDVTTFLERGAADIGIVGSDILTEHESTQYELLDLGVGKCQFVLASTADFDPVAPRRKIIGTKYPLITQRYFDRLGQDVEIIKIEGSVELAPLTGLADAIVDITETGTTIRENHLQIYDYLQPVSTRLVVNRLALKQQQTAIYDLVDRLAAVVAANNPKEFA, encoded by the coding sequence ATGACTGAACCACGTTTGAAAATTGCGTTGACCAAGGGCCGCGTTGAACAACAAGTTCTCCCATTACTGGAACAGGCCGGATTGGATTGTTCGCAAGTCCGTAACAAGCAGCGCCGATTGATTTTTGATTCCAAGACCCAACCCTATGAGTTTATTTTGGCAAAGGGGCCAGACGTCACGACCTTCCTCGAACGGGGCGCTGCCGATATCGGTATCGTTGGTAGTGATATTTTGACCGAACACGAGAGTACCCAGTACGAATTGTTAGATCTGGGCGTGGGCAAGTGCCAATTCGTGTTGGCATCGACCGCCGACTTCGATCCGGTCGCACCACGGCGCAAGATCATCGGCACCAAGTACCCCCTGATTACCCAACGTTATTTTGATCGTTTGGGTCAAGACGTTGAAATTATTAAGATTGAAGGCTCGGTCGAATTAGCACCGTTGACCGGTTTGGCGGATGCCATCGTCGACATCACCGAGACGGGGACCACGATTCGTGAGAACCATTTACAAATTTATGACTATTTACAACCAGTTTCGACCCGGTTAGTGGTCAACCGCTTAGCGCTCAAACAGCAACAAACCGCCATTTATGATTTAGTTGATCGGTTAGCTGCAGTGGTCGCCGCGAATAATCCAAAGGAGTTTGCCTAA